Within Bradymonas sediminis, the genomic segment GGGAATCTCACCCAGGTCGTTGCGATTGGGCCCAGGAATCAACGCTTTTTTGATGCCCGCGCGGTGCGCGGCCAGCAACTTCTCTTTGAGCCCGCCCACAGCGAGCACACGCCCGCGCAGCGTAATCTCCCCGGTCATGGCGACGTCGCGGCGCACCGGAATGCCACAAAGGGCACTGACAAGGCTGGTCGCCATCGTAACGCCGGCCGAGGGACCATCTTTGGGCAGCGCAGCCTCGGGGAAATGCACATGCATATCGACGCGGGTGTGGAAGTCCGGGCGCAACCCCAGGTTCTCGGCGCGGGTGCGCACATAGGTGATCGCCGCGCGCGCCGACTCCTGCATCACATCGCCGAGCTTGCCGGTGATCGAGACCTTGCCGCTGCCGGCCATCACGGTCGCCTCCGCGTGCAGCATCACGCCGCCAAATTGGGTCCAGGCCATGCCGTTGGTCAGCCCGACCTCGTCGCTCTGCTCCAACTCCCGTTTGCGAAAGCGCGGCGCCCCGAGATAATCCTCCAGGTGCTGCGGCCCAATATGATAGCTGCTCTCGTCGCCGCCCGAGACCACCTTGCGCGCGACCTTTCGAAAGATCGAGCCGAGCTTCTGCTCGAGGTTTCGAACGCCCGCCTCCCGGGTATAATCCTCAATCACCCGAATCACCGCCGGGTCGTCCAGGGTCACATCGACCTGGGAGATGCCGTTATTCTCCTGCTGCTTATTGATCAGATAGCGCCGGGCGATCTGGACCTTTTCGCGGTCGGTATACCCGGCCAATTCGATGATCTCCATGCGGTCGCGCAGCGGCGCAGGGATGCTGCTCAAATCGTTGGCAGTGCAGATAAACATGACCCGCGAGAGGTCGTAATCGAGGTCCAGATAGTGGTCCGAGAAGGTCGCGTTCTGCTCCGGGTCGAGCACCTCGAGCAACGCGGCCGACGGGTCGCCGCGGAAGTCGGTCGACATCTTGTCGATCTCGTCGAGCAAGAAGACCGGGTTGGAGGAGCCCGCGCGCTTCAGCGATTGAATCAACTTTCCGGGCATCGACCCGACATAGGTGCGCCGGTGCCCACGAATCTCGGCCTCGTCGCGCACGCCGCCGAGGCTCAGGCGCACAAAATTTCGCCCCGTCGCCCGCGCGATGGAGCGCCCAAGCGAGGTCTTACCGACGCCGGGGGGCCCGACCAGGCACAGAATCGGCCCGCGCGGCGTGTCGACCAGCGCCTGGACGGCGAGGTGCTCGAGGATGCGCTCCTTGGGCTTCTCCATGCCGAAATGGTCCGAGTCAAGGATCGCCTCGGCCTCTTCGACGTCGATACGGTCCTCGGTCATCTCGCCCCAGGGTAAGGCGAGCACCCAGTCGATATAATTTCGCACGACGGTCGCCTCGGCGCTCATCGGGCCCATCAACTTTAGCTTCGCCATCTCCTTATCGAGGCGCTCGCGCGCTTCCTCCGGGAGCTCTTTCTCGGCGATGCGGGTCTCCAACTCCTCAAACTCATCGTCGAATTGCGTCTTCTTATTGCTCCAGGACTTGCGCGACCCGCCGTCTTTGGACTTATCGTAGAAGTCGCGCTGCGAGCGCTCCATCTGCTTTTTGACCCGACGGCGAATATCCTCGTCGGCCTTCTGGCTCTCCTGCTCGGCCTTCATCAAAATGTCGAGCTTCTCAAGGCGCTCCAGCGGGTCGAAGGCCTCCAGGATCTCCTGCTTCTCGGCGAGCTTCAGCGAGATATGGGCCACCACAAGGTCGGCGAGCTTGCCCGGGTCGCTCACTCGCGCGACGTGCGAGAGCATCTCCGGGGGGACGCGTTTATTAATCTGCACATAGCGCTCAAACCCTGCGCGCACCCGCGCGATGAGCCGGTCGATCTCAAGCTGGGCGTCACTCGAGGTCTGGCTCGCGCTGACGTCCTGAACCTCGCGCACGTCCACCTCAAAATACGGCTCGTCCTTGGCGAACGAGGCGATCTTCATGCGACGCCGCCCCTCCACGAGCACCCGCACGGTGCCGTCGGGCAGCCGCAGCAATTGCACGATGCGCCCGACGGTTCCCACGGCGTAAATATCGTCCTGGGTGGGGTTATTCGTCTTGGATTTAATCTGGGCGGCCAGGGCGATGTCTTTGTCGGCGTTCATCGCCTCTTCGAGCGCCTGGATGCTCTTATCTCGCCCAACAAAGAGGCGCACCACTCGCCCCGGAAAGACGATGATATCTCGCAGCGGCAGCAACGGAAGACGGCGAATCGCGGTATCCGCGGAGTTATTCGAATCTTGAGAAGACGACATGATTTCCTCGATTCATCGGGCGGAGCAGTCCAGGACGCCAAAATTTCCAGGGGCGGCGCTGCCCACGGCGTGGGGTGACCTTCCTCCAAAAATTATTGTGGGTGCTGGGCCGAGTGGGTTCAAAAAGACAGGTGCGAAAATCGGCAGGCAAGGCGCGATTTTATCAACTCTAGTGATAACGCGGCGGGCGCCATGTAGCAAAGAAATTGCTGAATTCGGCACAAAAAAGCCGGGATATCGATGATATCCCGGCTGGCAATCACTTCACTGGACTCAGGCGCTCTCGGCCTTGGGCTCGACAAAGTCGAGGGTGGCGCTGTCGGCCTGCTCGACCATCTCCTTGGTGATGGTGATCTCGTCGAAGTCCTCGCGGCCCGGCACCTCGTACATCAACTCGAGCATCACGCGCTCCAGAATCGTGCGCAACCCGCGGGCGCCGGTCTTATGACCCAGCGCCTTTTTGGCCACCGCGCGCAGCGCGTCGTCCTCGAATCTGACGTTCACGCCGTCGATGCGGAAGAGCTTGCGGTACTGCTTCACCAGCGCGTTCTTGGGCTGGGTGAGGATCTGCATCAACGCGTCCTCGTCGAGCTCGTCGAGGGTAGCGATGACCGGTAGGCGGCCGACGAACTCGGGGATAAGCCCGTATTTCATCAGGTCTTCGGGCTGCATCTCGGCGAGCAACTCGGTCGCGTCAAGCTCCTTATTATTCTGGCTGACGTCGGCGCCGAACCCGAGGCGACGGTCACCAATACGCTGAGTGATGATCTCTTCGAGGCCGCTGAACGCGCCGCCGCAGATGAAGAGAATATTGGTGGTGTCGATCTGCAGGAAGTCCTGCTGGGGGTGCTTGCGCCCGCCCTTGGGCGGGATCGAGGCGACGGTGCCCTCGATGATCTTCAGCAGCGCCTGCTGCACGCCCTCGCCCGAGACGTCCTTGGTGATCGAGGGGTTCTCGCCCTTGCGCGCGATCTTGTCGATCTCGTCAATATAGATAATGCCGCGGCTGGCGCGCTCGACGTCGTGATCGGCTGCCTGCAGCAGGTTGACGATAATATTCTCGACATCCTCACCGACATACCCCGCCTCGGTGAGGCTGGTGGCGTCGGCGATGGTGAACGGCACGTCGAGCAGCCGGGCCAGGGTCTGGGCCAGCAGCGTCTTGCCGCAACCGGTGGGGCCGATCAGCAGAATATTCGACTTCTGCAATTCGACTTCGTCGGCGTCCACGCGGCTGCTGATGCGCTTATAATGGTTGTGCACCGCGACCGAGAGGATCTTCTTGGCCCGCTCCTGGTCGATCACATATTGATCGAGGGTGGCCTTGATATCCATGGGCTTGGGGACATCCCCATAGCTCACGCCACCGCCCTCGCGCTCGACCTCTTCGTCGATAATATGTCCGCACAGGCCAATGCACTCATCGCAGATATAGACCGTCGGTCCGGCGATGAGTTTTTGAACTTCGTGCTGGCTTTTGCCGCAGAACGAGCAGCACAAATTGGAGTGCGCGCCGTCATTTCTCGTCGTCATCTCGTGTGTCCTTTCGGGCGTGTCGCGCCGCTCAGTGAGCGGCTGCATCGACACGGGGTGATTCTTGAGGATGCCTTAGGCCGACGGGTCTTTGAGTCGCTGGGCGTCAATCACCCGGTCGATAATCCCGTATTCGGCGGCTTCATCGGCGGTCATAAAATAATCGCGCTCGGTATCTTTTGAGATGCGCTCGCTGGTCTGACCACTATGGCGCACCAATATGTCAGTTAACGTCTCACGCAGCTTTAAAATTTCGCGCGCCTGGATGTCGATGTCGGTCGCCTGCCCGCTCAGCCCGCCCATCAGCGGCTGGTGAATCAGCACGCGGGCGTTGGGCAGTGCCAGGCGTTTGCCCGGCGCGCCGGCGCTCAGGAGCACCGCGCCCATCGAGGCGGCCTGCCCCAGACAGATCGTGGAGACCTCCGGCTTGATATATTGCATCGTATCGTAAATCGCCAACCCCGCGGTCACGCTACCCCCGGGGGAGTTGATATAGAGCGAGATCTCTTTGTCCGGGTCCTCGCTCTCAAGATAGAGCAACTGCGCGATGATCGTATTGGCCACCATATCGTTGACCTGGGTGCCCAGAAAAACGATCCGATCTTTAAGCAGACGGCTATAAATATCCCAGCCGCGCTCACCACGGTGAGTCTGTTCGATAACGCGAGGTAAAAAAGCCATAATCTTTAGCCGCCAGTTTTCTAAAAAATATAAATGAATCGAGCGCCGCCAAATCATCGACGTTGCGACGCGCCTGCTTAAGACGAACCAGCCGTCGGCCCGTATTCTTCCCATAAACGATAATGCACCACGGACTCCACCATAAAAGGCGACGCGGTGCAAGAATTGACTGGAGTCGCATGGGAGCGCAGGCCAATTATTAGACAAAAAAATGGGGCGAGCGCGGCGCATAAAGAGCCGCGCTCGCCCCGGTCAAGCCTTATTCTTTGTCAGCCTTTTTCTTGGTCGTGGTCGCTTTGGACTTCGACTTCGCTTTAGCTTTCGGCTTGGTTTCTTTCTTCTCAGCTTTGGCCTTGGTCGTCTTGGACTTCGACTTCGCCTTGGCTTTCGGCTTCTCTTCGGCGTCCTTGTCGGCCTTTTTCTTGGTCGTCTTGGACTTCGACTTCGCCTTGGCTTTCGGCTTCTCTTCGGCGTCCTTGTCGGCCTTTTTCTTGGTCGTCTTGGACTTCGACTTCGCCTTGGCTTTCGGCTTGGCCTTGCTCTTGGCTTTTGCCTTCGGCTTCTCTTCAGCCTCTTCGCTCAGCGAGCCAGCCGGGACTTCCTCGATCTCACCCTTCTCCACCAGGAAGATGCGGGTCTTCTCGAGCATCGCCATATGCTGGATCTGCGCCATGCCGTTCTGGTCCTGCAGCAGCTGCTGGAGCAGTTGCTGCGGCTGCACGCGCTGGTGCATGGCCTGGTGCTCGATGGTCGCCATCAGGTCGGCTTCCTCAAGCTTAAGCTCCTCTTTCTCGAAGATCGCCGTGAGGAGGAAGTCGACGCAAATGCCCTTCTCCACGTCCGGACGGAACGCCTCGGGATCGGCATAGGTCTCAAGGTCGATGCCCAGCGACGCGGGGTTCATGCCCTGCTGAATCGCCTGCTGAAGCGCGCGAAGGCGCTGGTTGCGCTCGTTGTCCAGCTGCTCCTGGACGAACTTCGGCGGAAGCTCGATCTCGTTCTGCTCGATAAGCTTCTCGAGGACCTGCGACTGCAGCGAGTGCATGGCGTCGTGCTCGAGGCCTTTCTCGATCTCTTCGCTCAACTTCTCGCGCAGCTCGTCAAGCGTCTCGGCCTGACCGGTGTCTTTGGCGAAGTCGTCGTCGAGCTCGGGGAGCACCTTATGCTTCACCTCGGTGACGGTCACTTCAAGCGAGATCGCCTCGCCGACGAGCGACGCGATGCCGAAGTTCTCGTTCGGGGTGACTTCGATGACCTTGGTGGCGTCGAAGGCGAGCCCGGTGAGACCCTCTTCGAGACCGGGGATCGAGCCGCCTTTGCCGCCGATTTCAACCTGGCCGCCCTTGCCTTTGAAGTTGGCAAGCTCTTCGTTCTCTTCAGCGCCTTGCGCCTCGTAGTCGAAGGTGACCACGTCGCCTTCAGCGATCTTTTTGCGCCCCGAGATCGGCTCAAGCGTCGCGTAACGCTCACGCAGCTGCTCGAGTCGCTCGTCGACCTTCTCGCTGGTGACTTCGATCTTCTCTTTCTTAAGCTCGAGCCCGAGATAACCGACCGGGTCGACGTCCTGGCGGACCTCAAGGTCGACCGTGAACGTCACGTCGCCTTCGGCCACAGCCGCGGCGTCGCCGAATTCCGGGCGCCCAAGGTGCAACACAACCTGCTCGCTCTCCTCAACGATCTTGTTGAGATAATCGCGGACCAAGCCTTCGATCGTGTCGCGGTCGACTTCGGCGCCGTAGCGCTTCTTCACCTCACCGAAGGGCACAGCGCCCTTGCGGAAGCCACGAATCTTCGCGGTCTTGGCGATTTTGCGAAGCTCTTTGTTGACGCGCTTTTTACGCTCTTCAGCCGGCACGGTCACGGTGACCAGGCGGGTGAGATTTCCGGTTTCTTCCACCTCGTAAGGCATGGAAACTCCTCAAATGTGTAGGGTTGAGTTAGTGCAATTTTATGGCGAGCTTTGGAAGGCAATGCCTAAAAAAACGAGGGCGTAATCTTCGCGACATCCCTGATGAACACCGCGCACACGCCCGCTCGCCTGCATAATAATACTTAATTCAATACGCCGTAATTTAAGACGAGATTCTGACCTCAAATCACTACGGTGCGCGTTTTGTCATGTTCCCCCGCCAAGTGCAAGCACACTCACGACGATTTTGCGCGCTCCGACGCGCGCGCCAGGCGCCCGCAGCGGGTTATAGAAGCCATCTTTAACGATAAAAGCCCCGCACCCAGATGACGGATACGGAGCTCAAACAAGGCGTACTGACCAATCGTTTTTGATACTTCATGCGAGAAGGGGGACTCGAACCCCCACGGATATTATCCACTGGAACCTAAATCCAGCGCGTCTACCAATTCCGCCACCCTCGCAGTTTTATGTCCCAACCCTCCGACAAGAAAGCCGAGTCGAAATAAATCGAACTCGGCTACCTGACATAAACTTGAAACAAAGTGCGCCCGGTAGGATTCGAACCTACGACCATCGGATTCGAAGTCCGGTACTCTATCCAGCTGAGCTACGGGCGCTGGCTCTTTTTATCGTCTCAACCCTTGGTCCTCATCTTATGAGGTTGGGCGTGAGATTTTCAAAAAGAGGAAGTTCTAAAGGGTGGGTGACGGGGGTCGAACCCGCGACCTCAGGCACCACAAGCCTGCGCTCTAACCAACTGAGCTACACCCACCATAAGAACCAACCTGGCCGCTACTTGTGCAGGTCAAACCTGCTTCGCGACCGGGCCGGGAACATAATTCTATAAATCCGGAGTGTCAAGAGATATTCGCATTATTTTATCTTAAAGATGCAAAATTCTTTCGCCCCCGCCAACGCGCTCCTCTTTGCGGCCTGGCGGGCGCGGGGGGGGGTGCCGTCACCGCGCGGTGTATTCGGATCACGTCGCGCTCAACAACTGCCAGCGCCCGGCAAGCTTCTCGGCGCGCTCATGCAACTGACCGTCGCGCATCAACGTGACGCTCGGCGCGGCGGCGTCGGTGTCAATAAGCGCCCAGTCGATCGTCCCCTCGCACACCGAACCGGTGTTCACGAAGAGCCCGTGCTCCCCGGCGACCAGGCGAAGGTCGTGGGAGTGACCGCAGACCACGACGTCCCAACCCTCCTCGACCAGGAGCGCCTGCGCGCCCTCAAGCAGTCGGTCGCGCCCGCCCTTCTTATTCCTATTGAGCATGCGGTCGAAGACCAGCGGCGCCCGCCCGAGCGCGCTGGCCGCGCCCTGCAGGTCGGCGCGCTGGAGCCAGCCGGCCACAAAATTCGCGCTCGGCGCCAGCGCCGGCATCTTCTTTAGCGGCATATCCCATTGGTGCCCGTGGCGAATCAGCACGCGCAGCCCGTCGGCCAACACACAGCGCTCCTGGGGCACCGCGCGCCGACACAGCGCGGCGTCGTGGTTCCCCACCAACCACTCGAACGCCTCCATTCTCTCTAATAATTCAGGCTGCTCGCGATATAATTGCGCCAACTGCGCCCGCCACCCGCCCAGCATGCGCGGCCGGTCGAGGTCGAAGAGGTCGCCGGCGAGCACCACGCGGTCGGCGCTTGCCTGGATCGTCTCGAATAGGTGGAGCAACTCGGCGGGCGTCGCGGTGCAGCGATTCACGCCATCGGGTGCAAGATGCAGGTCGGAGACAACAGCAATTTTCATAAGCTCATCCTCGAATTTTGCGACAAACCGGCGCGAACCCGCGCACACTACCCCAGCGCGGCCCGAGCACAAACCCCGGGATCTCGCGCGCGGGCCTGCGCGCGCCGCCCCGCACCATTGCAACATGCGACGCCATCGAAAACCGCGGGCGCGCCCGCGCTCCCCGAGAAGACAAACGATTTCCTTGTCAACACCTACCGCTGCAAGTAAAGTAGAAATCGACTATCATCTCCTAAGCCCTTACCCGGCTGTCAGGTCCTCCTCGACATATAATCTGACGCTGTGACGCATCAAGGACGCGGTCATTATGAACTTAACCTGTCCCGCTTGTTCGACCCCGGTTTCGGTTGACTCATCTCGCGTACCGGCCGACGGCCTAACCGTACGCTGCCCGCAGTGCGCGCACTCCTTTTTATATATCCCGAAGAAGGCCGCGGCCCCGGCCGCGCCGCCGGCGTTCGGTGGCCCCGGTCGACTCGGCGCGCCGAGCAGCTTCGGCGTGCGTTATTTCATCAAGCGCCCCACGGGCAAGATCTTTGGGCCCTTCGACACGAGCGCGATCCGCGCCATGCTCGACGCGGGCAAGCTAAGCGTCGACGCCGAGGTCTCCCCAGACCAGACCGATTGGCAAGGCCTGGCCGACGTGGAGGCGTTCGCCGACCTGGCCCACACGATCGCCCAGCGCGACAACGCGCCGATTCCAAGCCAGGGATTTGGCCGCCCAACCCCCGGCGGGACCATGCTGGGCGCGTGGGCGGACGCCGATGAGAGCGAAGGGACCGACGAGGACGCGGCGCTACCGCGCCTCGCGCCGCCGCAGTTGCCGCGCCCGCAGACGAGCGGCAGCGGCCTCGACCTGCCCAAGCCGCAATCGCCTCGACTCCCCGGGCTGCCGGGGCTTCCGACGCCGAGCAGCGCGTCTTCTGACAAGGCCACACGCCCTCCGCAGTTGCCCAAGCGCCGGGAGCTTAACCTCCCGAGCCTTAAGGCAAACCTGCCAAAACCCAAAGGCATGCCCGGGCTGCCCGGTGTTGCGCCGAGTTTACCGGCGTCGGCCGGCGGGCTTCCGCAGAGCAAGGCGGCGGACAACCTCCCCGGCCCCCAGCAGAGCCTCCCCGGGCGGCGCACTCAAGACGATCTACCGGCGACCCGCGCGCACGAACTTCCGGTGCCCGCGGAGGCAGAGTTGCCCGATCTGCCGACCCAGGAGGTCACGTCCTGGACCCACAATAACGACCTCTTCGGCGACCCGAGCCCCAACGAGGACCTCTTCGCGGATTCACCCGCCGACGACGACCTCTTCGCGGATTCACCCGCCGACGACGACCTCTTCGCGGATTCACCCGCCGACGACGACCTCTTCGGCGACGCACCCGCCGACGACGACCTCTTCGGCGACGCACCCGCCGACGACGACCTCTTCGGCGACGCACCCGCCGATGACGACCTCTTCGGCGACGCCCCCGCCGACGACGACCTCTTCGGCGCGCGAGACAATAATAGTAGCCTCTTTGACGCCCCCAGCGACGTCCCCGCCCAACACCACGCGTCGGTTGAGTCCGACGCCGCCGGCTTCGATATGGGCGGCGCCCTCGACGCAAACGCCTTTGGCGACGGCGCCGACGACCTCTTCGACGCCCCCGGCCAAGAGGAGGACGACGATGACCTCTTCGCCGCCCCCGGGCTCGGCGCCGACGATGACCTCTTTGAGCCGAGCGGACTCGACCTGGATGACTCGTCGAATCTGCTCGAGAATAACGACGACTTCCTGTCGGACGATGATAATTTCACGTTCCTCGACGAGCCGTCGCAGCCGCAACAAGACGACCTGGCGGGCATGTCGGGCGAATGGGGCGACGACTTGATGAGCGACGCGCCGGTCATGGACGCCTTTGACTCCGGGCGCCACGACGACGCGAGCGATTGGCAGCAGGACGAGTGGAGCGGCGGCCAAAGCACGTCGGCGCCCGCCGCCGCGCCGCGCTTCGCCGCCGAGGCGCCCATCCCCGAGAGCTCGGAACCGCGCCAGCCCGCGTCCCGCGGCGTCGCGGCGCAGGTCACGCGCGATGAGGCGGTCGACGCCGATAAGAAGCGCGGCACCATGACCATGGTCGGCCTCTCCCTCTTGGGCGTGATGCTCGTAGGCGGCATTGGCTACGGCGTTTACAATAGCTTTGCGAACTCCGAGCCGGCACAGGTCGAACAACCCGTCGCCCAGAAAGCGGCGCCTGCGCGCGTCGATCTCGCCGCGGTTCAAAGCGACACCTACGGCGAACTTCGCGCCCTCATCGACACCGCCCGCAAGGGAAAGCTCGGCGCCGAGGACCAGGCGAAGCTGTTGCTCGCCGAGTCGCTGCTGCTGAGCCGCTATGATGACGCCGATATCCAACAGCACGCGGAGTCCCTGGCCAAACCGCTTGCGGACGCCGCCGGCGGATGGGAGGCGCTGGCGCGCGGGGCGTTCGAGGCCCAGAATGGCAACGCCGACGCGGCCCGCGCCTACCTTGAGCAATTGGTCGACGAAGACGACGAGATCGCCTATTTCGCCCATCTTTTGATGGGCATGGGCGATGCGCTCGCCGTCGAGAAGCAGCTCGCTCCCGCCGACGCAAGCGCCGCCGCGCCGCGCGCGGTCCAGGACACGGCAGAAGCAGCGAAGGAAGCTGAGCCGACCGAGGTCGCCAGATCCAACGAAGAAGCCGCCAACGAAGAAGCCGCCAACGAAGAAGCCGCCAGCGGAGAAGATGCGCCCGAGACGGCCGAAGCCCCCGAGGCAGTCGCCAAGCGCGATGAGGCCAATGCCCCGTTGAACGACGCCGCCAAGCGCATCGCCGCGCGCGGCGACAGCGCCCTGGCTGCCGCCCAGAAACTTCGCCCCGACGCGCCCGCTCCACAGTTTTGGCGCGCTCAGATGATGGCACATACCGGCGATATCGACGGCGCCATTAAGACCTGGAAGGCGGCCCTAAAATCCTCCGAGAGCCACGTCGCCTCGAGCCTTAAACTCGGCGAAGTCTTTTATGAGCGCGGCGACCTCAATAACGCGTCGACCGAGCTCAGCGGCGTCACCGACAAATTCCAGGCCCTCGCCGCCCCCGGCGAGCGCGCCAGCGCCCTGCACCTGCAAGGTATGATTCACGTGGCCCGCCAGGAGAGTGACGAGGCCATCAAAGCGCTGACCACTGCGCTGAGCATCGACGTGAGCCGAAGCGACACGATCCAGGCCCTCGCCGAACAATATATGTCGGCCGAGAAATACCAGGAGGCGCTCAACTTCTTCACCACCAATAAGAACCTGGGCGCCGAGAACCCGGACGTGATGCTCGGCATCGTGCGCGCCTATATGGGCCTGGAGAAGTGGAATGACGCGACCGAGCAATTGCAGCGCGGCGCCAAGCTCTTCCCCGAAGACGCCCGCTTCCCGCTCTATCTGGGTCGACTGCACCGCGACCGCCTCGCCTATTTCGACGCCCAGAAGGCGCTGACTCAGGCCCTGAAGATCGACGCGAGCCTCTTGTCGGCCCACGCCGCGCTGGCCCAGTTGATCTGGATCACCGACAAGGATCTGGAGGCCGCCCAGAAGCATATCAAGGCGGTGGAGGCCGAGCCGGAGCGCATCGACGCCGCGGTGGGCACCGAGGTGGCCAAATTCTACGAGATGAGCAAGCAGCGCGACCTCGCCGAGCAGCGCTACGCAGCCACGCTTAAGCGCCACCCCAACTATTGGCCGGCGCGCCTGGCGCTGGCGCGCATGTACCTGGACACCCAGGAAAACGAGAAGGCGCTCGAGCTCCTGGAGCGCGCCAAAGCCGAGGGCGTCAAAGACCTGCGCCTGTCGGCTTATCTGGCCGACGCCTACCGCCAATCGCGCCACTTCGCCAAGGCGGTCGACCAGATCAACGCGGTGGTCGCCGAGCACGCCGACAACCCGCATTATATCTTCATCCGCGGCCGGATCTATTTCGACCAGGGCAACTTCGACAACGCCCGCGAAGACTTCATCAAGGCTTACGAGCTCGACACGCGCTTCCACGACGCCTATTTTTACCTGGGCCGCACCGACTTCGCCCAGCAAGACTACGCCCAGGCGATGAAGGTCTTCCGCCACGTCCTGGACTATAAGCCCGAGAACGGCGAGTACCGCTACTGGATGGGACGCTCCTACGAGGCTGAAAAGCGCCTCACCTCGGCCCTCGACGAGTACCGCAAGGTGACCGTCGTGGACCCCGCGTTCGGCCAGAAGAACCCCGAAATATTCGTGCGCCGCGGAGAGTTACTCTCCAAGCTTGGCTACTCGAAGAAGGGCAAGGAGGACATCGCCACCGCGCTGCGCATCAACCCGAAGATGACCCAAGCCCTGGTGGCCATGGGGAACTCGGACTTCCGCGACAAGCTCTATGAAGACGCGATCGTCAACTTCCAGCGCGCGCTGGAATTAGACGCCGAGCAGGCCGAGGTGCAGTACAAGCTCGGCATGGCGCTGATGTACACCAACCGCGAGGTTAAGGGCGCCGAGCACCTCCAGCTGGCGGTGCGCTACGGCTACGAAGACCCCGAGGTCTTCCAGACCCTGGGCTACCTATATAAGCGAATGAACCGGCGCAACGCCGCGATCGACTCGTTCAAGAAGTACCTGACCCTGGTCGCGGACAAGCAATCGGTGACGGCGAAAGCCAAGCGCGAAATTATTCAGCAGATCGACGAACTCGGCGGTCGCCTTTAAGTAGTTTTACGCACCTATGAAGAATGTATTTCTCATCACCGATGACGCCGCGCTGCGCCGCAGCGTCGAGCAATGTGCCCAGGCGCATCGCCTCGACGTCCAGGCGACCGCCCAATGGGCGGATGCGCGCGACATCCTTATTAAGACGCATTTTGACGCGGTTTTCATCGACTATGAGGTCATGAAACTCGAGGGTCTCGATGCGTTTATTTTGCTGGATAATGTGCTCCAGAAAGAGAGCACCATCGCGTCGTTGATTCTGCGCAAACCCTCCGCGCGTGCCAGCCAATTCATCGACTCGCTGGCCTCCTTTGGCCCGGCGATCGAACTCGACGGCAAACCGCCGACCCCCGAGACGCTGCAAGCCCCCTTCGACGCGTGCGTGCGCAGCGCGACCAAAGCCGCGCCCCAGCAGGACGTCAACCAAAGCAGCCACGGCCCGCTGCTGGTTGAAGTTCACCTGACCACCGCCCGCGAAGGCACCTTCGCCGACGTCAGCCTGGCGCGCGCGCTCTATACCCTGGCGTTCACCGCGGCGTCGGGCACTCTC encodes:
- the lon gene encoding endopeptidase La, which produces MSSSQDSNNSADTAIRRLPLLPLRDIIVFPGRVVRLFVGRDKSIQALEEAMNADKDIALAAQIKSKTNNPTQDDIYAVGTVGRIVQLLRLPDGTVRVLVEGRRRMKIASFAKDEPYFEVDVREVQDVSASQTSSDAQLEIDRLIARVRAGFERYVQINKRVPPEMLSHVARVSDPGKLADLVVAHISLKLAEKQEILEAFDPLERLEKLDILMKAEQESQKADEDIRRRVKKQMERSQRDFYDKSKDGGSRKSWSNKKTQFDDEFEELETRIAEKELPEEARERLDKEMAKLKLMGPMSAEATVVRNYIDWVLALPWGEMTEDRIDVEEAEAILDSDHFGMEKPKERILEHLAVQALVDTPRGPILCLVGPPGVGKTSLGRSIARATGRNFVRLSLGGVRDEAEIRGHRRTYVGSMPGKLIQSLKRAGSSNPVFLLDEIDKMSTDFRGDPSAALLEVLDPEQNATFSDHYLDLDYDLSRVMFICTANDLSSIPAPLRDRMEIIELAGYTDREKVQIARRYLINKQQENNGISQVDVTLDDPAVIRVIEDYTREAGVRNLEQKLGSIFRKVARKVVSGGDESSYHIGPQHLEDYLGAPRFRKRELEQSDEVGLTNGMAWTQFGGVMLHAEATVMAGSGKVSITGKLGDVMQESARAAITYVRTRAENLGLRPDFHTRVDMHVHFPEAALPKDGPSAGVTMATSLVSALCGIPVRRDVAMTGEITLRGRVLAVGGLKEKLLAAHRAGIKKALIPGPNRNDLGEIPDSVREAMEIVPVESIDEVLGHALVLADPAEFLRRLRRPLADLQIRQIESGEFGLQPGEAEGFGDREDRQSVRHLDDSPIH
- the clpX gene encoding ATP-dependent Clp protease ATP-binding subunit ClpX, translated to MTTRNDGAHSNLCCSFCGKSQHEVQKLIAGPTVYICDECIGLCGHIIDEEVEREGGGVSYGDVPKPMDIKATLDQYVIDQERAKKILSVAVHNHYKRISSRVDADEVELQKSNILLIGPTGCGKTLLAQTLARLLDVPFTIADATSLTEAGYVGEDVENIIVNLLQAADHDVERASRGIIYIDEIDKIARKGENPSITKDVSGEGVQQALLKIIEGTVASIPPKGGRKHPQQDFLQIDTTNILFICGGAFSGLEEIITQRIGDRRLGFGADVSQNNKELDATELLAEMQPEDLMKYGLIPEFVGRLPVIATLDELDEDALMQILTQPKNALVKQYRKLFRIDGVNVRFEDDALRAVAKKALGHKTGARGLRTILERVMLELMYEVPGREDFDEITITKEMVEQADSATLDFVEPKAESA
- the clpP gene encoding ATP-dependent Clp endopeptidase proteolytic subunit ClpP, which produces MAFLPRVIEQTHRGERGWDIYSRLLKDRIVFLGTQVNDMVANTIIAQLLYLESEDPDKEISLYINSPGGSVTAGLAIYDTMQYIKPEVSTICLGQAASMGAVLLSAGAPGKRLALPNARVLIHQPLMGGLSGQATDIDIQAREILKLRETLTDILVRHSGQTSERISKDTERDYFMTADEAAEYGIIDRVIDAQRLKDPSA
- the tig gene encoding trigger factor — protein: MPYEVEETGNLTRLVTVTVPAEERKKRVNKELRKIAKTAKIRGFRKGAVPFGEVKKRYGAEVDRDTIEGLVRDYLNKIVEESEQVVLHLGRPEFGDAAAVAEGDVTFTVDLEVRQDVDPVGYLGLELKKEKIEVTSEKVDERLEQLRERYATLEPISGRKKIAEGDVVTFDYEAQGAEENEELANFKGKGGQVEIGGKGGSIPGLEEGLTGLAFDATKVIEVTPNENFGIASLVGEAISLEVTVTEVKHKVLPELDDDFAKDTGQAETLDELREKLSEEIEKGLEHDAMHSLQSQVLEKLIEQNEIELPPKFVQEQLDNERNQRLRALQQAIQQGMNPASLGIDLETYADPEAFRPDVEKGICVDFLLTAIFEKEELKLEEADLMATIEHQAMHQRVQPQQLLQQLLQDQNGMAQIQHMAMLEKTRIFLVEKGEIEEVPAGSLSEEAEEKPKAKAKSKAKPKAKAKSKSKTTKKKADKDAEEKPKAKAKSKSKTTKKKADKDAEEKPKAKAKSKSKTTKAKAEKKETKPKAKAKSKSKATTTKKKADKE
- a CDS encoding metallophosphoesterase family protein, which produces MKIAVVSDLHLAPDGVNRCTATPAELLHLFETIQASADRVVLAGDLFDLDRPRMLGGWRAQLAQLYREQPELLERMEAFEWLVGNHDAALCRRAVPQERCVLADGLRVLIRHGHQWDMPLKKMPALAPSANFVAGWLQRADLQGAASALGRAPLVFDRMLNRNKKGGRDRLLEGAQALLVEEGWDVVVCGHSHDLRLVAGEHGLFVNTGSVCEGTIDWALIDTDAAAPSVTLMRDGQLHERAEKLAGRWQLLSAT